One window of the Syngnathus typhle isolate RoL2023-S1 ecotype Sweden unplaced genomic scaffold, RoL_Styp_1.0 HiC_scaffold_42, whole genome shotgun sequence genome contains the following:
- the LOC133147311 gene encoding uncharacterized protein LOC133147311, producing the protein MIIRPAPVDDDNRDRHAENRSAANAKLVPLTGDDFVNCLHLTASSSSVVLKREPKDCWVNYYNRHLLLAWDGNLDIQYILNAYSCIAYICSYISKAEHGLSQYLKSVIENSRNENVNENDEMKQIMQAYSKKREVSAQECVARACGLHMKQSSRMVVFVQTSDDALKMSYPLSLLEGKTQDSHEVWMTGLPDKYKCRPQTEEFEVMCLADFASRCRIVYGKQVKGKNVLRLLNDMGFVQKRTEKPAVIKYCKFSEQKNPEEYHRTLLKLYLPHRADCQLESERFPTSQLFHEHACVQLPYADHVERVSEIVKRNRKTYERHSGDIDDAIRELEESGLNVNEWCHLAPESELQRLECIEEINARDDPTENAEENVPDYNVRSATRETAIVAEPAAINPTVLRGMYRNLNRKQASVFYKVRDWCVKRVCSSKPIEQFFYYVNGGAGTGKSHLIKCIHAEATKILLRLPRLAEEADICKQTVVLAAFTGTAAFNISGLGNKLDEVRAELSIAEILIIDEISMVSKDLFAYVNTRLKQIKGIDLPFGGMSVLAVGDFFQLPPVRQSKPWCVYDPTRLDHWRDNFKKITLTDIMRQKDDAAFAEVLNRLRVKDKSRELSEPDASLLATRYASPVTCPKNILHIFATNKQVDGHNSAMLNLLHKDVVQIDADDYKKDKKTGRMARQATPVQGPKNGLPASIKVAVGARVMITRNIDVQAGLCNGTFAKVVQLVNYPNEARVQKLGLELDSVAKTRSAANSVFIDRQEERMQNSGVVRRQFPVKLAFACTIHKVQGMTTSEAAVSLKGVFEHGMGYVALSRVTSLSGLHILHMDERRIHANPEITAALAEMTEDSLDGVMPLFHVMPRVDKAKDLIVVHHNTEGLSCHVQDIACHHELRFADVLCLTETHLRGSAAACLEGYTMFHRNRSDSYTTCPDLATKLGGGVGICVKSHIAAQEKKYVQGVTDIEFVAVKLKAPINLLIAAVYRPPGHSLRAFLPSLENLLRYLEVMDHHQILVCGDFNEDALSASYKPVLELFCSKGS; encoded by the exons ATGAtcatcagacctgcgcccgtagaCGATGACAATCGAGATCGACACGCGGAGAATCGCTCGGCGGCCaacgccaagcttgttccc ctcaccggtgacgactttgtgaactgtttgcacctgacggcctcgtcgagttctgtcgtgcttaagcgagaacccaaagactgctgggtcaactactacaaccgccatttgcttcttgcctgggatggaaatctggacatccaatacatcctgaatgcctattcttgcatcgcatacatctgcagctacatcagcaaagcggaacacggtctgagccaatacctgaaatcggttaTTGAGAACTCCCGCAACGAAAATGTCAACGAGAACgacgaaatgaaacaaattatgcaagcgtactccaagaagagagaagtgagtgctcaggagtgtgtggCGCGCGCATGCGgcctgcatatgaaacagtcctcccgcatggtggtatttgtacaaacgagtgatgatgcgctgaaaatgagttatcctctctcgctgctTGAGGGCAAAACCCAGGACTCGcacgaagtgtggatgactgggctGCCGGACAAATATAAATGCAGACCTCAAACGGAGGAATTTGAAgtaatgtgcttggctgatttcgcATCaaggtgcagaattgtttacggTAAACAAGTCAAAGGTAAAAACGTTTTGCGCCTGCTGAACGATATGGGGTTTGtacaaaaaagaacagaaaaacctgcggtcatcaaatattgtaaattctcagaacaaaagaatccagaggaatatcaCCGCACCTTGCTCAAGCtatacctgcctcatcgtgctgattgccagttGGAATCTGAACGCTTTCCCACCTCTCAGTTGTTCCACGagcacgcctgtgtacagttaccgtacgcCGACCATGTGGAGCGCGTGTCTGAAATCGTCAAGAGGAACAGAAAAACGTACGAGAGACACAGTGGagacattgacgatgccatcAGAGAGTTGGAGGAAAGTGGGCTCAatgtaaacgaatggtgccacctggctcccgagagtgagctgcaaagactcgaatgcattgaggaaatcaACGCGAGAGACGACCCGACTGAGAAcgcggaggaaaatgtccccgaCTATAACGTGAGATCGGCGACGAGAGAAACGGCTATTGTGGCTGAACCTGCTGCCATCAATCCCACGGTGTTACGCGGTATGTATCGAAACCTGAACCGAAAACAAGCGTCCGTGTTCTACAAGGTCCGAGATTGGTGCGTGAAACGTGTTTGTAGCTCAAAGCCGATCGAGCAGTTTTTCTACTatgtcaacggtggcgccgggaccggcaaatcgcatctgatcaaatgtatccacgcagaggccaCGAAAATACTGctcagactaccacgactggctgaggaagcggacatttgcaaacagacggttgttctcgcagccttcaccGGTACGGCGGCATTTAACATTTCAGGCCTGGGCaacaaactggacgaagtccgaGCGGAGCTTTCGATCGCTGAAATACTCATtatcgacgagatttccatggtgtcaaaAGACctttttgcctacgtgaataccagattgaaacaaatcaaaggaatcgaTTTACCTTTTGGCGGTATGTCTGTGCTTGCTgtcggagatttctttcagctccctcctgtGAGACAATCCAAACCTtggtgcgtgtacgatcctactcggctggaccactggcgtgacaacttcaaaaagatcacgctcacggacatcatgaggcagaaagatgaTGCCGCCTTTGCCGAAGTGCTGAacagactccgcgtcaaagacaaGTCTCGCGAACTGTCGGAACCGGACGCATCTCTGCTTGCTACGAGGTACGCTTCTCCAGTAACGTGTCCAAAGAATATTCTGCatatttttgccaccaataagcaGGTAGACGGCCATAATTCCGCGATGCtgaatctgcttcataaggacgttGTGCaaattgacgcggatgactacaagaaagacaaaaaaaccggcagaatggcaaggcaagcgacCCCTGTCCAAGGACCTAAGAACGGGTTGCCCGCCTCGATCAAAGTCGCCGTCGGCGCCCGCGTCATGATCACACGCAatattgatgttcaagcaggtctgtgcaacgggacatTTGCAAAAGTTGTGCAATTGGTGAATTACCCAAACGAAGCGCGTGTACAGAAACTTGGGCTGGAACTAGACTCTGTCGCTAAGACGAGAAGTGCTGCGAATTCTGTGttcattgacagacaggaggagaggATGCAGAATTCCGGAGTGGTGCGCCGCCAGTTTCCCGTTAAGCTTGCTTTTGCTTGCACGATCcataaggtacaaggcatgacaacatcagaggccgcggtttcgctgaaaggcgttttcgaacacggcatgggctacgtagctctgagtagagtgacttcgctcagcggtcttcatattctgcatatggatgagagaagaatTCATGCAAATCcggaaatcactgctgctcttgccgAGAtgacagaggattctttggacggTGTGATGCCCCTGTTTCACGTGATGCCGAGGGTGGATAAAGCAAAGGACCTGatcgtcgtccatcataacaccgaagggctgtcttgtcacgtgcaggaTATCGCGTGTCACCACGAACTgcgttttgctgatgttttgtgcctcACAGAAACGCACCTCCGAGGATCTGCGgctgcctgcttggaaggctataCCATGTTTCACAGGAATCGAAGTGATTCTTATACAACCTGTCCCGACTTGGCGACAAAActcggtggcggcgtaggtatttgtgtcaaaagtcacatcgcggcccaggaaaagaaatacgtacagggtgtgaccgataTTGAATTTGTTGCGGTGAAACTCAAAGCTCCCATCAAtttgttgattgctgccgtttacaggcctccggGCCACAGTCTGCGCgcatttctgccaagcttggaaAACCTGTTACGTTACCTTGAAGTcatggaccatcatcagatcttggtatgtggcgATTTTAACGAAGATGCGCTCTCCGCCTCGTACAAGCCCGTCCTTGAACTGTTTTGCTCAAAGGGttcataa